In Bos indicus x Bos taurus breed Angus x Brahman F1 hybrid chromosome 23, Bos_hybrid_MaternalHap_v2.0, whole genome shotgun sequence, the genomic window tttcattcttttctatggttgagtagtattccattgtatttgtatagtctttatatatttatctattgatgtgcacttagaaagcatcactacaaacaaagctagtggaggtgatggaattccagttgaactattccacatcctgaaagatgatgctgtgaaagtgctgcactcaatatgccagcacatttggaaaactcagcagtggccacaggactggaaaaggtcagttttcattcccatcccaaagaaaggcaatgccaaagaatgctcaaactactgcacaattgcactcatctcacatgctagtaaagtaatgctcaaaattctccaagtcaggcttcagcaatacgtgaaccgtgaatttcctgacgttcaagctggttttagaaaaggcagaggaaccagagatcgaattgccaacatccgctggatcattgaaaaagcaagagagttccagaaaaacatctacttctgctttattgactatgccaaagcctttgactgtgtggatcacaataaactgtggaaaattctgaaagagatgggaataccagaccacctgatcggcctcttgagaaacctatatgcaggtcaggaagcaacagttagacctggacatggaacaacagactggttccaaataggaaaaggagtacatcaaggctgtataatgtcaccctgtttatttaacttctatgcagtgtacatcatgagaaacgctggactggaagaaacacaagctggaatcaagattaccgggagaaatatcaacaacctcagatatgcagatgacaccacccttatggcagaaagtgaagaggaactcaaaagcctcttgatgaaagtgaaagtggagagtgaaaaagttggcttaaagctcaacattcagaaaaggaatatcatggcatccggtcccatcacttcatgggaaatagatgggcaaacagtggaaacagtgtcagacttaatttttctgggctccaaaatcactacagatggtgactgcagccatgaaattaaaagacgcttattccttggaaggaaatttatgaccaacctagatagcatattcaaaagcagagacattacttttccagcaaaggttcgtctagtcaaggctagggtttttcctgtggtcatgtatggatgtgagagttggactgtgaagaaggctgagtgccgaagaattgatgcttttgaagtgtggtgttggagaagactcttgagagtcccttggactgcaaggagatccagccagtccattctgaaggagatcagccctgggatttctttagaagaaatgatgctaaagctgaaactccagcactttggccacctcatgcgaagagttgactgattggaaaagactctgatgctgggagggattgggggcaggaggagaaggggacgacagaggatgagatggctggatggcattactgactcgatggacgtgagtctgagtgaactccgggagttggtgatggacagggaggcctggcgtgctgcgattcatggggtcgcaaagagtcggacacgactgagcgactgatctgatctgattgatgtGCACTTAGGTTGATTCCAcatcttggcaattataaataatgctgctatgaatattgaggtgcatgtatcttttctaattagtggtttgtttttttttttttgatttgtttgtATATaaatccagaagtggaattactgggtcatatggcaatttttagatttttgagacGCCTCCATACTCTTTCCCACAGTgcctgcaccagtttacatttacaccaccaacagtgtacaagggttttgttttctccacatcctcatggTTTTGTGCAATACCACATTCTTTTGATTTCTGCAGCTTTGTAGTTTTTTCTGAAGTCTGAgagggttatgcctccagctttgttctttttctcagcATTGCTTTGGCACTTCCGGGTCTTTTATGgctccatatacattttaggattatttgttctatttatatgaaaaatttcatgggtaatttgatagggatcacattaaatctgtagattgctttgggtagtgtgaccattttaataatattaattcttccaatccaagagcatatgtttccatttctttcagtttcctatATTGATAGTCTGCTTCTCCAACCCTTCCAGCAATTTTATGAATTCCTGATGAGTTCATAATGAACAGTACTTCTTCATTAAGCTTTCTATTTAATTAAGAATAATTGATTTCTTATTTGCAACCAGTATATCTGGTACCCACAAAGATCTCTCAAGAGACAGGGAATTGTAAACTGGTTGATTTTTGCTGTTGCTTCTGTCTTTGCATGAGTGCTATTTGCATTGATCTTTACATGCTCCAACAAATTTTTCTGATCTATCTCTCATCATAAAGGAGTAAAAATGACAAAGGTAATTTATAGAAGGTCTTCTTATCATAAGTAAATACATGTTTATAGCAGGatgtcttttaagaaaaaaacctGTATCTTTAGCtcatctttatctttttatctttatttctgtctctcaGTGATCACATCATAAAAATgattgaacatttttaaaaaccagctttGAGGAAATATTTTGGATGGTATGACTTAAAATATGGGACTTATGGCCTATGGAACAATGCTCTTTGCAGGGCTTTGGGGAACATTATGTACACAGAAAATGTTAAAtcagatatgatttttaaataaaaattcacaagGGCATATGCTTTCTATTACTGGCAGGGTCTACTCATATAGGCAACTCTATGCATATCTCAGAGTTAATAACcacacaaagttttaaaatttaaattgataATTAATAGCCACCCAGGTAATTTTTTGTAGAGCATCATGAAGATATATAGGTATACACGTAGACAACAGATATAAATCTTACTTTTAACACAAAGGAATAAAGACTGATTATAGGAAATGCATGCAATATAGCTGTAAAACATGAATAAAACATTGGGATGAGAAATAATCCATCCCCCATTCTCACCAATCCCAATATGGACCCTACACTGCATTAAGGTTAATTTATTCAATACATTTGCTCATACACACCGTGGTCCTCCTTACCTAAAGTTCTTCctcatatattttgaatattttcattattcctTTGTAAAACTCATCTGTGGTTAAGACCCAGATTAAAGTACTGTCTTTTCACTGAAGCCTTACTTGACCTCTTTattaatatctttgtttttcttacctCAACTTGTAGTCATGGTTTGAAACTTTCATTACATAGCCCATTTATTCTCTACTGTTTTTCATGAATGACAATGTAATTACCTATTCCTGTCTACTCTAGGGCAGTCCTAGGGAAATTTTATGTTTTCCCCATGGTATATTCCTGCATTAATCCTAGACATATGGGATGTCTTAATGATTCATTTTAATGCTGATTGCATATTTGTATTGTGATTTTCAGAGACTTAAATATTTGCCCACATTATTAATATCTTAGGGAACTCAAGTGGATAAGTCCTATGATCATGTCATTCCTAGAGTTTGTAGCAAAGTGAGGTAGGTgtcaagtttaattaggtattctgtagttcagttcagttcagttgctcagttgtgtctgactctctgcaatcccatggacttcagcgcaccaggcttccctgtccatcagcaactcccggatcctcctcaaactcttgtccattgcatcggtgatgccatccaaacatcaaatcctctgtcgaccccttctcctcctgccatcaatttttcccagcatcagggccttcttaaatgagtcagttctttgcatcaggtggccaaagtattgagagtttcagcttcagcatcagtccttccaatgaatattcaggactgatttcctctaggatttacaggttggatctccttgcagtccaagggaccctcaagagtcttctccaacaccacagtttaaaagcatctgttcttcagtgctcagctttttttatagtccaactctcacatccatacatgactactggaaaagctatagctttgactagatggacctttgttggtaaagaaatgtctctgctttttaatatgccatctaggttggtcataacttttcttccaaggagcaagcatcttttaacttcatggatgcagtcaccatctgcagtgattttggagccccccaaaatagtctgtcactgtttccactctttccccatctatttgccatgaagtgatgggaccagataccatgatcttagttttctaaatgttgggttttaagccaactttttcactcttctctttcactttcatcaagaggctctttagttcttcttcgctttctgccataagggtggtgtcaactacatatctgaggttattgatatttctcctggcaatcttgatgccagcttgtgcttcatccagtccagcattttgcatgatatactcttcatataagttaaataagcagggtgacaatatacagccttgacatactcctttcctgatttgaaaccagtctattgttccatgttcagttctaactgttgcttcttgacctgcacacagatttctcaggatgcaggtcaggtggtctggtattctcatctcttgaagaatttcccagtttgttgtgatccacacagtcaaaggctttggtgtagtcaataaaacaaaagtaggtATTTTGTAACAGCTTTTCAATTATGATGAGAATGAAAATAATGATCTCATTAGGATTTACCACCTGTTGAACTCAGCCAGAATGAATCACTGGGAGAAGATTTTGCTCTGGCCTAAAATCTTCTTTAAAGCCCCCTTTAGCTCATTGTTCCTTAGACTGTAAATGAAGGGATTGACCACAGGGACTATGACCATGAAGATTATTGATGCtgctgtgtctttttcagttgaaCTGTTAGATGAGGAACTCATATAGACCCCTGTGATTGctccatagaaaagaatgacCAAGGCAAGGTGAGATCCACAGGTGGAGAACACCTTGAATTTTCCTTTGACAGAAGGAATTTTCATCACAGCAGAGATAATGAGGCTGTAGGATGCCAGGATACACACTGAGGGTACCACAAAGATTAGCCCCACCACAGCAAGAACCAAGAACTGATTAAGACTGGTGTCAGAACAGGATAGAGGGAGGAGAGCATTGATATCACAGAAGAAATGGTGGATGACATTGTTAGAGCAGAAATGCAGACGGGTCATCATAAGGGTATGCAAGAGGGGGTTCAAAAAGGCAATCACCCAAGGTCCACCCACGAGGGAGATGCAGAGGTGCTGGGTCATAATGGTGGAGTAATGCAAAGGGTGACAGATGGCCACATaacggtcataggccatcaccgTGAGAAGGAAATTGTCCATGTTGGCAAACATCATACAGAAATACATCTGAACCAGGCAGCCAGGATAGGAGATGGACTGAGTCTGTGTTTGGATGTCCAGGAGCATCTTGGGTACTGTAGATGAAGGAAGGCAGAGGTCCACCACAGACAAAGTGGcgaggaagaaatacatgggagTGTGGAGGCGATGGTCTGAGGAAATGGCCAGCAAGATGAATATGTTTCCAAACAGCCCTGCTAAGTAGAGACACAGGAAAAGTGCAAAAAGCAGCTCTTGTTGCTCTGGCCAACTTGAGAAACCCAGGAGGAGAAATTCAGAGATGCTAGTTTGGTTTTCCCTTTCCATTACTTGAATGTATCTGCATGAAGACCAGAGGATGACTTTTTTGGGGGCTGCAACTTGCGGCATGTGGACTTCCCcgacagagatcaaacccgtgccccctgcaactggaccaccaggggagtccgaGAGGATGAAATAtttctgacagaaaaaaaaagttcccttCTCATTTTTTACATACTCACCTAGTCTTGTctcatttactaaatattttctctttaggcCATCCTATTTCCTCTCTGATGCTCTCTACCAAGCCTCAGTGGACTTTGTGTGTTactcacagtcatgtccgactctttgtgacctcatggactgtggcctgccaggcttctttgtccatgaatttctacaggcaagaatactggagtgggttgccattccattctccaggggatcttcccaacccagggattgaacccgtgtctcttgaattgcaggcagattctttaccatctgagccacgagggaagcccgaGGTCAGTGGACCTTAGGCATGACCATCCATTTCTTCAGTTGATTTACTTACTGGAACGTTTCCTCCTCTGAGGTTTCTGAGGATCTCTGTATATCCCCCCACCGTAGGCAAAGGCTCTCTTCCTACTTTCCATGTTGATAGCAACTGTTGCACATTCTCCATTTTGTGTGGCTACCTGTCAGCTGTGTGTTAGAACATATCTGTGAGTCTGACACACTAAAGGACTCCATGCCAAACATGGAGATATAAATGATGaatgttttacagttttttgTCCAATCCCATATGAACCATTGTTCTTGGAAATAAGTCAGACATCTACCATTTAGGATTCATAAGATGTAAACaaactattttatctttttaagataaaaagaaaaaatatagtaatGTGCTTGACAAGTGTAAAAAGTTAAACCTCAAAAAATGAGTTTACCTGAACACTGTGAGAAAcataggaaaatatttataaataattttaaaagttatataacaCATGTAGTTATAGAATACACTGTTCTTCTTTAGTAGATAAGGCTAAAGAGGAGCACATAGAAAAAGTTATGCCCAAATGTGGCTGATTTAAAAGATTCCCTTTTAAcagttttgtaatatttttactataactacaaaaaaaaaaggcttcatgTTTATAAAGTGTTGTTAATATTTGTGCTCCTGCATTTCTTGGAGTTGTAGAAAACACGAAATAATAGAAGACAAAGCTCCTAACCCAAGAAACTTGAAATCAGTTTGTGGATGGAAAATACTGtcattaaataattaataaaattaaataattgtcATATAAAATACTTCAGAGGACAAATGTTCACATATACATGTGAATAATTTCAGAAGAATGGAGTACTCTCCAAGAGACAGAAAAAATCCTGGAGAGTGTGGGCTCTGAGGTTGGCCACGGTGAAACGAGACCCCAGGTCACGTAACCTCTCtaaatcttaattttcttatatataataaTGGCACCTACCTTAAAGGTTGTTGTGAAAATGAAATTAGTTGGTGTATGCAAAGGTTTTAGCAAATAGTGATTACTCAATAAATGCGAACTATGGTTGACAGCCAAACTAGGGGTAAAGCAGGTTTCTTTCTTGTCTTCACAATGGCgattttaaatctttcttctcAAACTTTTTACTCCAGCACGTCCCTTCACATCAATTACTTCACTTACTGTCATTTCACAGAAAATAGAAGCCACTGCTAGATGGATGTGCCTGACTTCTTGACACGATGCAGAAAACTTGTCTGCATCTCCGTTTatccttcctttcccccttccctccttttaCAAAAAAGCGTTATCTTTCTTTCCTGAAAAGATTGATACCTCCACATATGTACCCCGCCTTTCCCACTTCTCTTAAAACTCCCTTCTCTTTTCTATAACTTCAGTGTTCTCCTGCTCTGTTGGACTCAtactttcagcttcagtttcttccatcTTCTACATCCCTTTCCAGATCCATGACTACTTCTGGCTTCTTCCTGACTCTCTCTTCCCTGACTCAACCCCTCACATAACTGACTTCCTCACATCCTACTTATTTCACATCTCATGTCATTCTGTCTACTGCCCCAGGAATTCCAATGAATTGCTCTGCCAAGTCTTGAAAGAATTCAGTGGACACTTCTCAGTCCATGTGTTTTTAGACTTCTTAGAATTCTCTCCTAGAGAAATTCTATTCCTCTTTGAATTAATTTTCAGATTTCCTCTAATCTTTCTGGCTATTTCTTTCCAGTCGTTTTGCAGAATTTACTTCTTTTGACAATCCCTGAAATATTGGCATGTCTTTGGTTTTCATCTTACgccttgttttcttttcatcctaCAGATATTTGTGGATGAGTCTATTCACTCCCATGGGTTTCATACTATCTGTATGCCAATCTCTCCCAAATTTGTTTCTCTAGTGCACCTCTCATATTCAGGCTCATATTCCCAGTGCTCTTTGAATGTCAACTTGGATATCATAGACACTTGTATCTAAGATTTCCCAAACTGAATCCATCAAATTCTCCTCCCTGCTTGAAGACTGTTCCTCTCTTCATGTACCTTTTATCAATAAATAGTACCACAGTGTATCCAGttattcaagaaaagaaaacttggcAGTCATCCCAGGACTTCTACCTTTCGTTAACCTGTGCATCTAATCAATTCTTAAGTCTTGTTGTTATTGCTTTTGGGGAAGAAGAaccttattattaaataaatatatttttacatctaCCACAAATTAACACACTGTTTTAGGCATTGAAAAACAGTGGTGACAAGAAAGGCATGGTCTCTACCCTTAAGGAGCTTTCAATAAAAGCCAGAAAATTTAGAATTATCCTTGAGTCACCCAGCGCATGACCAAGCTCCATTGATTCTCACTTTTCGCACACTCATACTCCTTTTCTTCATTCCTAATTATACTGCCGATGTCAGACTTTCATCATCTCTCATCTGAATACACTTGTAATaaacttaaaattcattttacttcCTGTAGTCTTCCTCCTTTCaagttttctttcatatttcctaatgaataccactctaatggcagaaagtgaagaggaactaaagagccccttgatcaaggtaaaagaggagagtgaaaaaattaagatcatggcatccagtctcatcacttcttggcaaacaggaggggaaaagttgaaatagtgacagattttcttttcttgggccccaaaatcactgtggatggtgactgcagccatgaaattaaaagatggttgctcctttgaaggaaagctatgacaaacctagatggcagattaaaaagcagagacctcactttgctgacaaaggccaaatagtcaaagctatggtttttccagtagtcgtgtacagatgtgagagatggatcataaagaaggctgagaaccaaagaattgatgcttttgaattgtggtgctggggaatattcttgagagtcccttggactgcaaggagatcaaccagtcaatcctaagggaaattaactctcaatattcattggaaagagtggtgctgaagctgaagctccaacctTTTGGCCACTGGatttgaagagccgactcactggaaaagaccctgattttggaaaagattgaggacaggaggagaagggattgacagaggatgtgatggttggatggcatcactgactcaatggacatgagtttgagcaaactccagagatagcagaggacagaggagttcatgtggtcacaaagagctggaaacaacttactgagtgaacaacaacaaaagaattatctttctaaaacaaaaatttccTCACTTTCCCTTCTTAAGAACTTCTAGTTGTTTTCCATGGCCTTCAGCTCCAATTCCAAATTCCTCATTATGGCATAAAAGATTCTTCATAATCCTTTTCTTACCTCTCTAGCACTCTCTCTTGCCATGCTCAATTTCTCGTCCTTAGAATTTCCTAACATACAGTGAAAGTTTATGTCTATCTGGCTTTTCTTGTCTTGAAATTCTCTGACTGCCCCAACTGAAATTTTCCTCAAGATATTCTCTATTCCATTgcccttcatttttcttcatgtcATTCATTACtattaagaattttattatttcttaaaaaataatttcttattgattttctaaCTGCATCGATAAAATAGATGATTTATAAGATCaggaaatttgtctttttttttttttttaaatcactatgcCTCCTGAAGGCATACTGGAGGCAATCAacatgtatttgttgaatgaatgaatatacttCTTAAAGATTTAGGAAGTTCTTTCATATATCAGATAGAAGTATGTGTTCTCAATGCATATTTTATAGtgacttttatttatataaaatatacactattcaaatatatatgggcttccaaggtgattcagtagtaaagaatctgcctgccaatgcaggagatgtgggtcggatccctgggttggacagatcctctggaggaggaaacggcagcccgcttcagtattcttgcctgcacaatctcatggacagagaagactgatgggctgcagtccatggggtcccaaagagttgaacatgagtgACCAATacacacatgtaaatatatatgtgttgtacttagttcagtcatgtccaactctttgcgacctcatggactgtagcccaccaggctcctctgtccatggggattctccaggtaagaatactggagtgggttgccatgtcctcctccaggggatcttcccaagccaaggatggaacccagatcttccacattgcaggtggattctttactgtctgagccaccagggaagatctataaatataaataattatgtatttgttcttttgtttttgtgattCTTTTTCACTTGTAAGATACTTTGGAGAGCATGTGGACTggattttattcagattttatatttgtatagggAAACTCAGTTTTATAAGCCAATACTTATACTTGCCTATGAAGACAGACTGATTTTGGGGTAGAATGAGCTGCATGCCAGAGAATGCAAGACAACACATCTCTGATTCTACTATTGGTATTTAACCCACCCCATTGTCTTATGTCTTAGCCAAAAGGATGAGAGTGTGTGgcagaaactaaagaaaatggAGGGATTCTgttaaactaattttttaatgattgatTAATAAAATTGAATGGAAAGAGAGAGGTGTTCTACATACAGATAGGCAAAATGGAGAGAGGCATTGGTGCTTTGGACTCCAGAGAACACAGAGCTCATGCAAGAACTTCTGGGGAATTGCCAGAAATaattaaagcaattttccttaGACTGCAGGGATTGTAACAGTAGATGAAAAAACAACCTGTTGTTTATTATCACTCTTGGGCTTCAGGCTGATACAGTTTCAGGAAACACAGGATAGAGTTGTATCATATCACTTGGCATTGCTCTTGCCACATAGGGGGCATTCAACAACGTTCACTGGAAAATTGTTCTCTAATATCTGTGGAGATTACAGCATTTCACCATGGAATATCAAGTGGGCAAAGATGGAGGGGAAGGCAGGCTCTGAGCTTTGcaagaagcagaaggaagaaaattattaaaagtcTTTCTTGGGAGGTTTCTTCTCTCTGTAATTTCCCTCACCTCTACATCTGGCTGGCACAAAAGAA contains:
- the LOC113881647 gene encoding olfactory receptor 1F12, whose protein sequence is MERENQTSISEFLLLGFSSWPEQQELLFALFLCLYLAGLFGNIFILLAISSDHRLHTPMYFFLATLSVVDLCLPSSTVPKMLLDIQTQTQSISYPGCLVQMYFCMMFANMDNFLLTVMAYDRYVAICHPLHYSTIMTQHLCISLVGGPWVIAFLNPLLHTLMMTRLHFCSNNVIHHFFCDINALLPLSCSDTSLNQFLVLAVVGLIFVVPSVCILASYSLIISAVMKIPSVKGKFKVFSTCGSHLALVILFYGAITGVYMSSSSNSSTEKDTAASIIFMVIVPVVNPFIYSLRNNELKGALKKILGQSKIFSQ